One stretch of Oceanipulchritudo coccoides DNA includes these proteins:
- a CDS encoding thymidylate synthase, which produces MKAYLDLLEHVLKNGVERDDRTGVGTLSCFGAQTRFDLREGFPLVTTKKLYLRAIIHELLWFLKGDTNTRYLNENRVTIWDEWADENGDLGRVYGAQWTQWRKPDGESINQIDQVIESIRTNPASRRHIVSAWNPGELDQMALPPCHAFFQFYVNEKEGTLSCQLYQRSADLFLGVPFNIASYALLTMMMAQICELKPGEFVHTFGDLHIYKNHLEQVKLQLSREPRPLPTMHLNPERKKITDFIYEDFELRDYDPHPGIKAPIAV; this is translated from the coding sequence ATGAAGGCTTATCTCGATTTACTTGAACATGTGCTGAAGAACGGCGTGGAACGGGATGACCGGACAGGCGTTGGGACACTCTCCTGCTTCGGCGCGCAGACGCGCTTTGACCTGCGTGAGGGATTTCCATTGGTCACGACCAAAAAGCTCTACCTGCGGGCCATTATCCACGAGTTGCTCTGGTTTCTCAAAGGCGATACCAATACGCGTTATCTCAACGAGAACAGGGTCACCATCTGGGACGAATGGGCTGATGAAAACGGTGATCTCGGACGCGTCTATGGCGCCCAATGGACCCAATGGCGCAAGCCTGACGGGGAATCCATTAATCAGATTGATCAGGTAATTGAGTCCATCCGGACAAATCCCGCCAGCCGGCGCCACATTGTCTCCGCCTGGAATCCGGGTGAGCTGGACCAGATGGCCCTGCCCCCCTGCCATGCTTTCTTCCAGTTTTATGTGAATGAAAAGGAAGGCACTTTGTCCTGTCAGCTCTACCAGCGCAGTGCGGATTTGTTTCTCGGCGTTCCCTTCAATATCGCCTCATACGCGCTTCTCACGATGATGATGGCCCAGATATGCGAGCTCAAGCCGGGGGAATTTGTCCACACCTTCGGGGACCTGCACATTTATAAGAACCATCTTGAGCAGGTTAAGCTCCAGCTTTCTCGCGAACCGCGCCCGCTCCCGACCATGCACCTGAATCCCGAGCGGAAGAAGATTACCGACTTCATCTACGAGGATTTTGAGCTCCGCGATTACGATCCACATCCGGGAATCAAAGCCCCGATCGCCGTTTAA
- the purD gene encoding phosphoribosylamine--glycine ligase has translation MKASLKVLIIGSGGREHALLKACKASPLVESVVAAPGNGGMEAEAPCHPLDVEDIEATVKLATELGINFAIVGPEVPLALGAADSLRAAGIDTYGPGRDGAVLESSKAACKAFFKRYDIPTAAWDTFSEVEPALEYARSCQLPLVVKASGLAAGKGVIICETASEAEEAIRGMLEGKQFGESGEEIVIEEFLTGQEASIMVMVSGNKYVCLPPSQDHKRIGEGDTGPNTGGMGAYAPAVVVTDTVMETVAKDIIKPTLGGFEKEGIDFRGTLFVGLMINDEGIPKVLEYNVRFGDPECQVLLPLCETDPVELMLDCARGTLEPQDVKIRKDYAMNVVLSAKGYPGSYAKGDIIQLPDELPDNVHIIHAGTRIDESGNLVSSGGRVLGVVSMASSLEAAARDAYAVCDAVKWENKNFRRDIGHRQLKSPAES, from the coding sequence ATGAAAGCATCCCTCAAGGTATTGATTATCGGCTCAGGCGGACGTGAACATGCGCTTTTAAAGGCCTGCAAGGCCAGCCCGCTTGTGGAAAGCGTGGTCGCGGCTCCAGGAAACGGCGGTATGGAAGCGGAAGCCCCCTGCCATCCACTCGATGTGGAGGATATCGAAGCAACCGTGAAGCTCGCGACCGAGCTGGGAATTAATTTTGCCATCGTCGGCCCGGAAGTCCCTCTGGCGCTCGGGGCCGCGGATTCGCTTCGTGCGGCGGGCATTGATACCTACGGGCCCGGACGCGACGGGGCCGTGCTTGAATCAAGCAAGGCTGCCTGCAAGGCGTTTTTCAAGCGCTACGACATTCCGACTGCCGCTTGGGATACTTTCTCGGAAGTTGAGCCTGCGCTGGAGTACGCCCGCTCATGCCAGTTGCCACTGGTCGTCAAGGCGAGCGGCCTTGCGGCGGGAAAGGGCGTCATCATCTGTGAAACCGCTTCCGAGGCGGAAGAGGCCATCCGCGGAATGCTTGAAGGCAAGCAGTTTGGCGAAAGTGGCGAGGAAATCGTCATTGAAGAATTCCTGACAGGCCAGGAAGCCTCGATCATGGTCATGGTGTCCGGCAACAAGTATGTCTGCCTGCCACCAAGCCAGGATCATAAGCGGATTGGGGAAGGTGACACAGGGCCCAACACCGGAGGAATGGGCGCATATGCCCCGGCGGTGGTGGTCACGGATACCGTGATGGAGACGGTTGCGAAGGATATTATCAAGCCCACCCTGGGAGGCTTTGAGAAAGAAGGGATTGATTTTCGCGGAACCCTCTTCGTTGGCCTGATGATCAATGATGAAGGCATCCCCAAGGTGCTGGAATACAATGTCCGCTTTGGGGACCCCGAATGCCAGGTCCTTCTCCCACTTTGTGAAACGGACCCGGTTGAGCTAATGCTCGATTGTGCCCGCGGGACGCTTGAACCGCAGGATGTGAAGATCCGGAAGGATTATGCGATGAATGTTGTCCTCTCGGCCAAGGGTTATCCCGGCTCATACGCGAAAGGAGATATCATCCAGCTTCCGGATGAGCTTCCTGACAATGTCCACATCATCCATGCCGGGACCCGGATTGATGAAAGCGGCAACCTTGTCAGCAGCGGGGGGCGGGTGCTCGGCGTTGTCTCGATGGCTTCTTCCCTCGAGGCTGCCGCGAGGGATGCCTACGCGGTCTGCGATGCAGTAAAATGGGAAAACAAGAATTTCAGGCGGGACATCGGCCATCGCCAGTTGAAATCTCCGGCGGAATCCTGA
- a CDS encoding tetratricopeptide repeat protein, whose protein sequence is MSKEKKEPNKPLPPQGLNPDSDLPPDADMEERFNDFWKNNGTGIFGGIAIGALIVVGIQLFQYFGEKKEASIQEAFAASSSVEEKVAFAGEYPDHQLAALAQLQVADSRYEEQAYGEAADAYAEAAKGFEDPTMASRALLGQGMSLLMGGSLESGRALLEAVALDTTALDQTRGEAAYNLAVTYWEAGDTERVTEITDIILELNSPFWIFRANSLRDRLALDAAS, encoded by the coding sequence ATGAGCAAGGAAAAGAAGGAACCCAATAAACCTCTCCCTCCCCAGGGTTTGAATCCAGACAGCGATCTCCCGCCCGATGCGGATATGGAGGAACGCTTCAATGATTTCTGGAAAAACAACGGGACGGGAATTTTCGGTGGCATCGCCATTGGCGCTTTGATTGTCGTTGGAATCCAGCTGTTTCAATACTTTGGTGAAAAGAAGGAAGCTTCGATTCAGGAAGCATTTGCCGCAAGCAGCTCCGTTGAGGAGAAGGTCGCTTTTGCCGGGGAGTATCCTGACCACCAGTTGGCGGCCCTTGCCCAGCTTCAGGTTGCGGACAGCCGTTACGAGGAACAGGCCTATGGCGAGGCGGCGGATGCATATGCCGAAGCAGCCAAGGGATTTGAGGATCCAACAATGGCTTCACGCGCACTGCTCGGACAAGGCATGAGTCTGCTCATGGGTGGCTCTCTCGAATCCGGTCGCGCCCTTTTGGAGGCGGTGGCCCTCGATACCACAGCGCTTGACCAGACACGTGGGGAAGCAGCTTATAATCTTGCTGTGACCTACTGGGAGGCCGGGGACACTGAACGCGTGACGGAAATTACGGATATTATTCTCGAGTTGAACTCACCGTTTTGGATTTTCCGGGCCAATTCCCTGCGGGACCGGCTTGCTCTCGATGCCGCTTCCTGA
- a CDS encoding MotA/TolQ/ExbB proton channel family protein: MPLAQITLFELLQQGGWAMYPLGCLSMTLFALILFSWMQTSRGHFGLRPSRWTDRPLTRQLEDKLGPLQTKSGTARQREKTEDFLNGIEGNTLRWIQYMNVIATIAPMVGLLGTVSGMIGAFQTIATGGMGKPELLAGDIGEALITTATGLTIGIPAMIFYFMLRNRLDARLEEFEEWLEETSSGSGIESKPVPQGIGPENPKR, translated from the coding sequence ATGCCACTCGCTCAAATCACTCTCTTTGAACTGCTCCAGCAGGGCGGCTGGGCCATGTATCCATTGGGCTGCCTTTCCATGACCCTCTTTGCACTCATTCTGTTTTCATGGATGCAAACATCCCGTGGCCACTTCGGGTTGCGGCCTTCTCGCTGGACGGATCGTCCCCTGACCCGTCAACTCGAGGACAAATTGGGCCCGCTTCAAACAAAATCCGGGACGGCTCGGCAGCGCGAAAAAACGGAGGATTTCTTAAACGGCATTGAAGGCAATACGCTCCGCTGGATTCAATACATGAATGTCATCGCGACAATTGCCCCCATGGTTGGGCTCTTGGGAACGGTCAGTGGCATGATCGGCGCATTTCAGACCATTGCCACCGGAGGCATGGGAAAACCCGAACTCCTCGCAGGGGATATTGGCGAGGCCCTTATTACAACCGCGACCGGGCTGACAATTGGGATTCCTGCGATGATATTCTACTTCATGCTTCGCAACCGCCTGGATGCGAGACTTGAAGAATTCGAGGAATGGCTTGAGGAAACGTCCTCAGGAAGCGGCATCGAGAGCAAGCCGGTCCCGCAGGGAATTGGCCCGGAAAATCCAAAACGGTGA